A stretch of the Sulfurimonas sp. HSL-1656 genome encodes the following:
- a CDS encoding thioredoxin family protein, whose amino-acid sequence MFRMFLLGFALLLGGCGQEKTVHETMLNVTPYKLVAPKIGRGKPVLLELGSTSCRSCEDMARTLYRIKKEHPRSGIYFIDIRRERHVAVQYDVRMMPTQVILDGSGQVVYRHIGPAAAKELTETLTRFGVLR is encoded by the coding sequence ATGTTTCGAATGTTCTTGCTGGGATTCGCGCTGCTGCTCGGCGGCTGCGGCCAGGAAAAAACTGTCCATGAGACGATGCTGAATGTAACACCGTACAAGCTTGTCGCTCCGAAGATCGGCCGCGGCAAACCGGTGCTGCTTGAACTGGGATCGACGTCGTGCCGGAGCTGTGAAGATATGGCGCGCACGCTGTACAGAATCAAAAAAGAGCATCCGCGCAGTGGCATCTACTTTATCGACATCCGGCGCGAACGCCACGTCGCGGTGCAGTACGATGTCCGCATGATGCCGACCCAGGTGATCCTCGACGGCAGCGGGCAGGTCGTCTATAGGCATATCGGACCTGCGGCGGCGAAGGAGCTCACCGAAACGCTCACGCGCTTCGGTGTTCTGCGGTAG
- a CDS encoding NUDIX hydrolase: protein MPFKITRFETIPLEAPAFVRPVRILYTQNGRELSWEAVKSHDSVAVLLYHTEREAFLLVKQFRPPVHMNHPEHLFTYELCAGIVDKKAPLLQIAKEEIDEECGYDVPPEKIEKITSFFTNVGISGGQQHLYFAEIDETMRVHDGGGIHTEEIILEWVPLTEANAFVFDENRAKTPGLMFAFYWFFAKE, encoded by the coding sequence ATGCCATTCAAGATTACCCGCTTTGAGACGATCCCCCTGGAAGCGCCGGCGTTTGTGCGCCCCGTCCGCATCCTCTATACGCAAAACGGCCGCGAGCTGAGCTGGGAGGCCGTCAAGAGCCACGACAGCGTCGCCGTCCTGCTCTACCATACCGAACGTGAGGCCTTCCTCCTCGTCAAACAGTTCCGTCCCCCGGTCCACATGAACCACCCTGAACACTTGTTCACATACGAGCTCTGCGCCGGGATCGTCGACAAAAAGGCCCCCCTGCTCCAGATCGCCAAGGAGGAGATCGACGAGGAGTGCGGCTACGACGTCCCGCCGGAAAAGATCGAGAAGATCACCTCCTTCTTCACCAACGTCGGTATCTCCGGCGGGCAGCAGCACCTCTACTTTGCCGAAATCGACGAGACGATGCGTGTCCACGACGGCGGCGGCATCCATACGGAGGAGATCATCTTGGAGTGGGTCCCGCTCACGGAGGCTAACGCCTTTGTTTTTGATGAAAACAGGGCGAAAACCCCGGGGCTGATGTTCGCGTTTTACTGGTTTTTCGCGAAGGAGTGA
- a CDS encoding GTP cyclohydrolase I: MVPTQEELDAFVRERFFCHFGHEDETKLARAVEEYRAVKAFRVNENIHETGQKLSVEGHYVMRLYAMFYMGQVLDALKIDREDPNVMEDAACGNIGTAGRIAKMYTGAMPEDERELMSGRWNPEPRMATFPNNAKTHEPVFVTTQLDAVCSHHFIRFGQDQADTGSVVVVGYIPREKLGGISKINRFVNWCARRGWLQEDLTRYIGNKILQVFETDSVYVGLFNLKHGCTAFRGACDINASTSTTYVTGAFEKDRSLIPLKFQ, from the coding sequence ATGGTCCCGACACAAGAGGAGCTTGACGCATTCGTCCGCGAACGGTTTTTCTGCCACTTCGGCCACGAGGATGAAACAAAACTCGCGCGCGCCGTGGAGGAGTACCGAGCCGTCAAGGCGTTCCGCGTCAACGAGAATATCCATGAGACCGGTCAGAAGCTCTCGGTTGAGGGGCACTATGTCATGCGCCTCTATGCGATGTTCTATATGGGGCAGGTACTCGACGCGCTCAAAATCGACCGCGAAGACCCCAACGTGATGGAGGACGCCGCCTGCGGCAACATCGGGACGGCGGGGCGCATCGCGAAGATGTATACCGGGGCTATGCCCGAGGATGAGCGCGAACTGATGAGCGGCCGCTGGAACCCCGAACCGCGCATGGCGACCTTCCCCAATAACGCGAAGACACACGAGCCCGTCTTTGTCACGACGCAGCTCGATGCCGTCTGCAGTCACCACTTCATCCGGTTCGGGCAGGACCAGGCGGACACGGGCTCCGTGGTCGTCGTCGGCTACATCCCGCGTGAGAAGCTCGGCGGCATCAGCAAGATCAACCGCTTCGTCAACTGGTGCGCCCGCCGCGGCTGGCTGCAGGAGGACCTGACCCGCTATATCGGCAACAAGATCCTGCAGGTTTTCGAGACGGACTCCGTCTATGTCGGCCTTTTCAACCTCAAACACGGCTGTACGGCCTTCCGGGGGGCGTGTGATATCAACGCCTCTACGTCCACGACCTACGTGACCGGCGCGTTCGAAAAAGACCGCAGCCTGATCCCGTTGAAGTTCCAGTGA
- a CDS encoding 6-carboxytetrahydropterin synthase encodes MTWIIDKQFDFCYGHRVWSQSLETEYSLDDCLMCRHLHGHQGRIKIFLAAETLQNGMVTDFKHLNWFKQWLDATLDHKFIIDRNDPLFPDMMSHYCAEGKMDDARFFLHDEGYWTPRLEVVDGEIGAIREKYEGMVIVDFVPTSEQLTAWMLKIVQKKMAPLGIRVNSVEFWETPKSHCEIKA; translated from the coding sequence ATGACATGGATTATCGATAAACAGTTCGATTTTTGTTACGGCCACCGGGTCTGGTCGCAGAGCCTCGAGACGGAGTACAGCCTCGACGACTGCCTGATGTGCCGCCACCTGCACGGCCACCAGGGGCGGATCAAGATCTTCCTCGCCGCGGAGACGCTGCAAAACGGGATGGTGACCGACTTCAAGCATCTCAACTGGTTTAAGCAGTGGCTCGACGCGACCCTGGACCACAAGTTCATCATCGACCGCAACGACCCGCTCTTCCCCGACATGATGTCGCATTACTGCGCGGAGGGCAAAATGGACGACGCCCGTTTCTTCCTGCACGACGAAGGGTACTGGACACCGCGGCTGGAAGTCGTCGACGGCGAGATCGGCGCGATACGCGAAAAATACGAGGGGATGGTCATCGTCGATTTCGTCCCCACCAGCGAACAGCTGACCGCGTGGATGCTTAAGATCGTACAGAAAAAGATGGCGCCGCTGGGCATCAGGGTGAACTCCGTCGAATTCTGGGAGACGCCGAAATCACACTGTGAAATAAAAGCATAG